One Centroberyx gerrardi isolate f3 chromosome 2, fCenGer3.hap1.cur.20231027, whole genome shotgun sequence DNA window includes the following coding sequences:
- the LOC139915888 gene encoding uncharacterized protein LOC139915888 isoform X2 produces MDEEEDLEAVGEQLYNLIYPKHAEIAGKLTGMLLELPGPVLTQMLQDEAMLTGALEKALRALHLTQGPSKGTCKDEDDVSVSSDSLGEQLFELVDVYNTGHSQKITGMLLEQHKEAVLNLLSEPTLLEEQVNLAVKTLKEQNVETDISDSSDTDDTERLGEKLFSLVEELDPVHANDITGMLLEMDQATVLQMLSDHTMLEVAVHKAQAALETFK; encoded by the exons ATGGATGAGGAAGAagacctggaggcagttggtgAGCAGCTGTATAATCTGATTTACCCCAAACACGCAGAGATCGCTGGGAAACTCACAG GCATGTTGCTGGAGCTGCCGGGTCCTGTACTGACTCAGATGCTGCAGGATGAGGCCATGCTGACCGGAGCCTTGGAGAAAGCCCTCCGAGCCCTTCACCTGACCCAGGGGCCCAG CAAGGGAACTTGTAAGGATGAGGATGACGTGTCGGTGTCCTCTGACTCTCTGGGGGAGCAGCTGTTTGAGCTGGTGGACGTCTACAACACCGGACACTCTCAGAAAATCACCG GCATGCTTCTGGAGCAGCACAAAGAAGCAGTGTTAAACCTGCTTTCAGAGCCCACACTCCTGGAAGAGCAGGTGAACCTCGCTGTGAAGACACTAAAGGA GCagaatgtggagacggacatCAGCGACTCGTCGGACACCGATGACACAGAGAGACTCGGAGAGAAGCTGTTCTCActggtggaggagctggatcCAGTACATGCAAATGATATTACAG GTATGCTACTGGAGATGGACCAAGCCACTGTCCTACAGATGCTCAGTGACCACACCATGCTGGAGGTTGCTGTTCACAAAGCACAGGCAGCACTGGAAACCTTTAAGTGA
- the LOC139915888 gene encoding uncharacterized protein LOC139915888 isoform X3: protein MLLELPGPVLTQMLQDEAMLTGALEKALRALHLTQGPSKGTCKDEDDVSVSSDSLGEQLFELVDVYNTGHSQKITGMLLEQHKEAVLNLLSEPTLLEEQVNLAVKTLKEQNVETDISDSSDTDDTERLGEKLFSLVEELDPVHANDITGMLLEMDQATVLQMLSDHTMLEVAVHKAQAALETFK, encoded by the exons ATGTTGCTGGAGCTGCCGGGTCCTGTACTGACTCAGATGCTGCAGGATGAGGCCATGCTGACCGGAGCCTTGGAGAAAGCCCTCCGAGCCCTTCACCTGACCCAGGGGCCCAG CAAGGGAACTTGTAAGGATGAGGATGACGTGTCGGTGTCCTCTGACTCTCTGGGGGAGCAGCTGTTTGAGCTGGTGGACGTCTACAACACCGGACACTCTCAGAAAATCACCG GCATGCTTCTGGAGCAGCACAAAGAAGCAGTGTTAAACCTGCTTTCAGAGCCCACACTCCTGGAAGAGCAGGTGAACCTCGCTGTGAAGACACTAAAGGA GCagaatgtggagacggacatCAGCGACTCGTCGGACACCGATGACACAGAGAGACTCGGAGAGAAGCTGTTCTCActggtggaggagctggatcCAGTACATGCAAATGATATTACAG GTATGCTACTGGAGATGGACCAAGCCACTGTCCTACAGATGCTCAGTGACCACACCATGCTGGAGGTTGCTGTTCACAAAGCACAGGCAGCACTGGAAACCTTTAAGTGA
- the LOC139915888 gene encoding uncharacterized protein LOC139915888 isoform X1: MDEEEDLEAVGEQLYNLIYPKHAEIAGKLTAPCVPGMLLELPGPVLTQMLQDEAMLTGALEKALRALHLTQGPSKGTCKDEDDVSVSSDSLGEQLFELVDVYNTGHSQKITGMLLEQHKEAVLNLLSEPTLLEEQVNLAVKTLKEQNVETDISDSSDTDDTERLGEKLFSLVEELDPVHANDITGMLLEMDQATVLQMLSDHTMLEVAVHKAQAALETFK, translated from the exons ATGGATGAGGAAGAagacctggaggcagttggtgAGCAGCTGTATAATCTGATTTACCCCAAACACGCAGAGATCGCTGGGAAACTCACAG CCCCCTGTGTTCCAGGCATGTTGCTGGAGCTGCCGGGTCCTGTACTGACTCAGATGCTGCAGGATGAGGCCATGCTGACCGGAGCCTTGGAGAAAGCCCTCCGAGCCCTTCACCTGACCCAGGGGCCCAG CAAGGGAACTTGTAAGGATGAGGATGACGTGTCGGTGTCCTCTGACTCTCTGGGGGAGCAGCTGTTTGAGCTGGTGGACGTCTACAACACCGGACACTCTCAGAAAATCACCG GCATGCTTCTGGAGCAGCACAAAGAAGCAGTGTTAAACCTGCTTTCAGAGCCCACACTCCTGGAAGAGCAGGTGAACCTCGCTGTGAAGACACTAAAGGA GCagaatgtggagacggacatCAGCGACTCGTCGGACACCGATGACACAGAGAGACTCGGAGAGAAGCTGTTCTCActggtggaggagctggatcCAGTACATGCAAATGATATTACAG GTATGCTACTGGAGATGGACCAAGCCACTGTCCTACAGATGCTCAGTGACCACACCATGCTGGAGGTTGCTGTTCACAAAGCACAGGCAGCACTGGAAACCTTTAAGTGA